In Phaseolus vulgaris cultivar G19833 chromosome 3, P. vulgaris v2.0, whole genome shotgun sequence, the sequence aattttatctagttttataattattagtCTTATAATTCTAAGCATTTAATAAGTAAAAACAGtccattaatatatatttttatcttttaccttttaacatttcatcatcatcatcaccagtATCAATTACTTGTCTCTTTTCAGTTCTGATTTCTCTTTATGTCTACActgaataaatattaattagttataatattaattacctATGTGGAATGATATGATCTAATAAATTTACTGTTGGGAGTatgaaaaacatatatataaaagtgtGCGTCCATGTCATGTAAGAAAGGATTATTAATTCTCTCCTTTCCTGTCTGTCATTTACATGATTAATGCTTATAATATTCAGTAACTTGCATAAAGCTGTCTCTGTCCTTCTCTTAACCTTGCTTCTTGCTCCTCCCCTTCAATATTCTTTCTCTGCCCCTgcaattctttttaatttggTTCTTTCTGGGTGATTGTGTCCCTTGTGCCTCTGTCACAAGTTTTGACCCAAGAACATGCTAGTACGTATGTTTCTCtgcttgattttgttttgttgtcTTATATTGCTGTTGGGTTTATAACTGTGCACCAAAtctgttttcaattttaaatcttTCTACACATTAGAGGCTTGAATTAGTGAGTGTATATCTGTACCCCATTGGGCAACGTGTTTGATTCCATCTGGGTTTGGTCTTGCTCCTTTCAGAGGCCCGATAGTTGCTGTGATGGCAGACTCCAATGAAAATCTCTATGATCTGTAAAACTTGCACACTTTTCATTTCGACCCTCAAATAATGCAATTTAAAACACTTATTGTTTTCTTCCAAGTCTTTCTCAATCCTTTTCAATTCATCAAGACACACTTTTACATTTACATTCATCATTACTGAGGAGAAGAGTCTTTTGTTTTGATTACTGCCTTTGCTATCAATTTCTCCACTTTACTCTTTATTAACTACGGAAATGTTTACTGGTAAAGGGAAGTgaattatttattcatataaCAAGATTCTTTATCTCTGTCTTGAATCAATTTTGGATATAGTAATCCTAGGAACCTGTGAATTATTATTGTATTTGTGGGACATCTTGTGAATCAATGTTTTCATTTTCCCTCATCAATGTTTTCTCATTTTCCCTCCCCAATTCCTTGTTCAGGTAGCATTGCTCTTGCTGCTGTCGCTAAGCAATGAAGTCAGAGTCAATGGTGATGGTGGTAGCAGACAGTGTGAGCATAATCCAGCACCAAAGCCAAGACCGCACACTGTCTCCATCTTGGAGTTTGGCGCGGTTGGGGATGGTAAAACGTTGAACACTATTGCATTCCAGAATGCCATCTTCTATCTCAAGTCATTTGCGGACAAGGGTGGTGCTCAGTTATATGTGCCACCAGGAACATGGTTGACTAAAAGTTTCAATCTTACTAGTCATCTgacactcttcttggaaaaaggtGCTGTCATTCTTGGATCTCAGGTATTTCACCTTTTTTCTTTTACTGACTTTTGATCATTGTCCTTTTTACTGAGGATAGCACATGTAACACATTGCAGTCTGTTTTTTCTACTCTTACTGATAAGTGTTTTTtctacttgtttttttttttttcaatgttatTCTTGTTTTGGATGGTAGGATCCGTTTCACTGGGATGTTGTTGATCCATTACCTTCTTATGGTCGAGGAGTTGAAGTTCCAGGGGGGAGATATCAGAGTTTAATAAATGGATACATGTTAGATGATGTGGTGATAACAGGTTTTTTCCACTCccaacattttttctttttcctcttacCAGCAGATTTTCCTAAATTTTTCATCTTTCTGATGCGTATGTTTATGACTTGAATTTTCATATCTTTTTGGGTTTTACTAGGTAATAGTGGAATCATTGATGGCATGGGATTGGCATGGTGGGAGTTGTTTAACTCTCATTCCCTGAACTACAGCCGTCCACATATTATCGAATTAGTAGCATCTGATCATGTGGTTGTTTCAAATCTTACATTCTTGAATGCCCCTGCCTATAGCATCCACCCAGTTTACTGCAGGTATGTTCCATGCTTCTTCTAACCATCACTATAAGTAATATCTATTTTCAAAGAACATGTGATATTGATTTGGTTATGTATTGCCAACAGCAATGTACATATTTACAATGTTTCAATCTCCGCTCCTCCAGAATCCCCTTATACGATTGGCATGGTACCAGGTGTGTTTTACATATTATGGATTTTACATTTAGTCAACTTTGTTAGCACGAATTTGAATATCTTATTATAAATGTTATCAATACTCACTTAACTAATTCTCATGAACTTTAATGTCTTCAGATTCTTCTGATCATATTTGTATAGAGGATTGTGTCATTGAAACGGGCTATGATGCAATTGCCCTCAAAAGTGGCTGGGACGAATATGGCATTGCCTATGGCAGGCCAACTGAGAATGTACACATCAGAAGGGTGCATTTGCAAGCTTCTTCTGGCTCTACTATTGCATTTGGCAGTGACATGTCTGGTGGCATTTCAAATATTCTTGTGGAGAATGTTCATCTTTACAACTCGAGGAGTGGCATTGAATTCAGAACCATGAGGGGTAGAGGTGGTTATATGAAGGAAATCGTGATATCAGGGATAGAAATGGTGAATATATACACTGCAATGGCCGCCACAGGTTATTGTGGATCTCATCCTGATGACAAATTTGATCCCAATGCTCTTCCACTTTTGGACCACATTATTTTGCAAGATATGATTGGCACAAACATCACTATTGCTGGAAGCTTTGCCGGACTACAAGAATCTCCCTTCACAAACATATGCCTTTCCAATATAAATTTGTCTATAAATTCTGTTTCTTCCATTCCTTGGGAATGTTCAAATATCTCTGGATTTTCAGATTCAGTTCTTCCCAAACCATGTCCTGATCTTGAGACCCTTTCGGATTGTCTCTCCCTTCTGAGTATCAGAGGAAAAGCTGCGGACATGTGATGTGATGTGACAATAATCCTCTGTCAACAAAAAGGTTCATATTCTTCAATTCCCTGCTTGAAGGCCTTTTAAAAGTGATTAGCCATTCCTATATCAGATAAAGCCGCATTCTTTCAAATAAGACAGATATTCGGATCATTCATTTTTCCATCCTAAGATTTCCATTCTTCCTTGCTGCAAGCAGCACAATATTTGTTGTACAgcttcatttcttcattcatgtgTAATGAAATTTTGGTAGTACCCACAAGAAGACTCAAGTTCATATACTCTTACTGGTGCATGTCCTTTGAGATAATGTGATTTCACTGTAAAGCATGTGATGAATTTCCCTGAGTCTCAATTAAAGAAATTTCCTTTTTTAGGTGATTAATAGTATTTATAGTTGAAACtaaattcatattatttatCCATGTAATTTTAGAGtttaattttaagaaattgttaacatattttttttaagatatcgacaaattataaattatttttaatatagttattttaaaaaaagtcaaTCATGAAATTATAACTGCATGATAATGAGTATTAGtatattaattacttttataaatttaaatcacCATTTGGTTCAGTTAGTAAATCAATATCGGTaattaaagtaattaataataattttcaggTCACTCATCATtatcaattgaaaaaaatattaaatatgtttttctgtttttctcgaattaacttttttttttcatttttggtttatgtaatttttctttataattttgaaaaagttaGTTTTAGTTCATGGTAATCTTTGTTACAACAAATGTTAATGGTCATGATGTGATCATAAACTATAAATAAGAATAACATATTTACcaagattaaaaacaaaaataaattacatgaaattaaaacaaaattaagattgcaagaaaaaaaatattactttgaaCTCCATGAACTAAgtataacattttattttcttattcacTTTCATTGTTGGTATATGTTACACACAATTTAGATATAACATTATATATGTCTTGGCTGTATTGTTATCCAACCATATTAGAATTTTAATTCAATGATACATACGGTAATGTTGTTGTTGATGCTGGTCATTTGAGCTGTAGATTTTAGATTACCCTCTTTATGTGTCATTGTTATACAATTGCGACAATGATGCCAGAATAAATGTACAACAAATAGAAAAATCTTATAAGCAACAATGAGAGCCTATAGTTATGATTGGAGAATTTTCCACACCTTTTGTATTGTGTCCACACATTTCGTAAAGTGAGAACCAACTTGAATGACTATATTTTGAATCTTTGTTGCATAGAACATGTGCATGGACATTAACACTTATATTcatatgtaaatatatatatctataaGCTTCGTAATTTAATTTATCATTCTGaaattgaatttatatttttaggtacatgattttttttgtacaaataaaaaaaacaatgacAATGATAGTCTATTTTCGTTGAGACGATGTCATACTCTTGGAAACCACCGCCCCCTTCTTcaccatattttttttctctttccttcTTCCTTCTCTCTTCAATTTCTCTCCCATACCTCGTCTATTCCAAATTCTGATCATGCCACGTTGTCATTGAGGAGTTCAGCTACATTTCTACTCGATCAGATTTTCtaaacttgtagaaatattaatttttgatggtttagtatttaagtgttgtttttttatgttaaatggGATTTTGAATATTGTAGATTTCGTTTTGAATGATATCGTATGATGAAAatggtatgaaattgaattcatacactTGAAATAATGTATGAACTGAtatttgttgtgtattaagtattaatGCCTATATCAGATCTTCGAGCTTcattgatgatctaagtcacatatactaagatatcaggtggtgataAGATGATGTGGGAGTTTATGCACATCGTGAAATATTAGATGCACGACTtgagttgtattgaacttacctcGATCCTTattgttggattcgctggtaatctttggatcaggtgttaatctttggtaggacttacttaatacaaATCTTCCGGAAAACGTAGTTTGTTGACTATTTTGGAtctgtagatccatgtgagatttatgtgattaatttattattgagatttgaaaaaaattgaataattgagaaattgatctatgtaatttgatttttctcttttgatttaattgtgtatattataaaattttattttcactagcttacccttgtttttcttgttgtgtttgagcTACTACGTACACGAACAGATGATCATATAAATGTAGGAGGTATTAGAAGGCTTTAGGATGTTTTAatccttatattgtaaatatttgtgttTCTACGAGCCATACTCTTTTAAtaggaatattttaaaaaactcaaAGTTTGTATGAAAACGGTAGAACTTCTAttataatagttagatgtatttttttgGGTGTTACCAGTGTTCACTGAGACAATGAAGAAAGTCCTCATGTGAGACTATATATCATAGATAATTCATTCATCTTAATGTtgttaaattacataatttttaaattaggtcGTCATATTTATGTTTTCACTTAATATTAGATTTCAGTGTTCTTTTTAAACATGTTTTCGGTTAAagttttatgatttatttaaggtttattaaaaaattaaaataattttaatgtattaaaaataaaaaagttatgtttaattttgtaattatatctaataaaagattaatttctaaatttaataattctttaattatatataataaaaaatattttataaaaacttattcagttaagaaaatattttataaaaaactaattttctttaattctatataaaaaagttataaatagtaAATTAAACTTATGTaatattctatttttaaaatttttaaatattaaaaaatgtatattaaaattattatatatttaaaaattaagaacGTATATTCATATACGATTTTAAGTAGAAATCGTATATGTtatagattttgattttttttaaattttatatattataaaattaaaaaacgtATATATCATCACATATACAactttgttgtttttaaaagCGTAGGTATGATTGACATTTTTAACATTCAGAAATAGTATTTCACATTTACCCATTTTCggaattttattttgttccctttgaaaaatttgaaaataaattacactaccttaagaaaaaaaaccaatttttgttgATAGAATGTCACATATCACCTTTGCTTCCCCCACGAATTTGCGAACATAATAATTTGGGGGCAATTGCTTGCTGCACAGATCACTGCACCTtgggaaataaaataaaaatacccttaaaaaaatgttacataTAAAACTATGTTCTGAAGCCCTTTTTccagaacacaataatctcttttagataactttttttaaaatgtattatttttaattatggatttttttatccgaaatagaattttgattttttttaatatttttatatgcaGAACAAAATAATCTCTCAGATCTATTTTTTTGAatacattattttcaatttcggAATAAAGGGTATTTTCAGGTTTTAAGAAATTGTGTTGGTTGTAAGTTCTAAAGTGTTGGATGCAGAAGCAATTGCCATAATTTGGGGTGGGTCGAACTTTGTAAAGCCCACAGTTTGAACGATCCACGAAACTAAAAAGGAGCCCAGTGTTAATGGCCCATTTTTTGTTGTTAAAAAAGTTcataaaaaacagttaaaagAAAACCGACCCGACCCAAAGCTAGCTTGTTTTGTTTCCCTCTCTTATTGCGAACGCGAACCCTCTCTTTCTCCTTGCAACTTCCGAGCTTCGACTGTTTGGGTAATGGCTTCAACGGACGTGAGAGGGATTTTGACCGCTTTCAATCCTTCTCAGGACTTCTTCGCTATCACTGCCGGAGACGGTCGCGTCAAGGTTTTCTCTCTCTGTCTCTCTTCTAATCCTTTTACTTTTTCAACTCTTAGTTAACTTATTCACACATCTCAACAATTTCTCTGCATAGATATGGGACGCGCTGAGTGGCCAGGTCCAAACCGAGTTCGCAGATATTGCATCATCTCATTCAACAACTACTTCACAGCACAAATCCATTAACGGCCATCTTGCACTAGATTATACCTGCATCAAGTGGTTCTCCTTCGAAAGAAAGGTTCCTTACTTTCTTTTTGCAATTATGCGTATATGTATGTATTTATGTATGTATGTAGGTAGGTATTATTTCTTTTAGAATTATatatgtgtaattttttttttataatgatacACGTGTGTGTATGTGTATGTATGGATACCTCATATTGTGATTATTGCAGAGGAAACGGAAGCATGTATCCTCGCTGTTAGTGCTTGGAACTGGTAGTGGTGATGTTTTAGCACTTGATGTTGATGCTGGTCATTTGAGCTGGAGAATTACTGACTGTCATCCCGGGTTagatataacattttttttttctcagctTTTATAAACTTAGATATAATAGCTTAGGTGTTTTAAATATCCGATTAAAATTGAAGTCACGCCTTGGAAATCGACTTTTAAGATTGACATTAACTGTGCGAATTATGAAGGTGACACTCTAATTTTGATTGGAGAGCAACACGAGAAAGAGCTGCATCTGTGTCATgttcaatttattattattagtattacaGTATTTTATTGGTTGGTTTGCCCTAATTgtagatttttaaatttgtaactCCGTGAT encodes:
- the LOC137806978 gene encoding probable polygalacturonase encodes the protein MLVALLLLLSLSNEVRVNGDGGSRQCEHNPAPKPRPHTVSILEFGAVGDGKTLNTIAFQNAIFYLKSFADKGGAQLYVPPGTWLTKSFNLTSHLTLFLEKGAVILGSQDPFHWDVVDPLPSYGRGVEVPGGRYQSLINGYMLDDVVITGNSGIIDGMGLAWWELFNSHSLNYSRPHIIELVASDHVVVSNLTFLNAPAYSIHPVYCSNVHIYNVSISAPPESPYTIGMVPDSSDHICIEDCVIETGYDAIALKSGWDEYGIAYGRPTENVHIRRVHLQASSGSTIAFGSDMSGGISNILVENVHLYNSRSGIEFRTMRGRGGYMKEIVISGIEMVNIYTAMAATGYCGSHPDDKFDPNALPLLDHIILQDMIGTNITIAGSFAGLQESPFTNICLSNINLSINSVSSIPWECSNISGFSDSVLPKPCPDLETLSDCLSLLSIRGKAADM